In the Candidatus Bathyarchaeota archaeon genome, GAGAAGGTCGTAAAAGCCTCTGGGAGGCAGATTATGTCCGGTTTAAACCTAAACGCCAAGTCTATGAGCTTCAAAGCATACCTACGGTTCTCCTCAACCGTGCTATAGCCTCTATGGGCAAGACACACCGTGACGACACGAGCCCTACCCATAAATACACCCCTCTACTATCGGCTTTACGGATGTATCCAGTATAAGCGTTATCACACAATTATCATAAAGCCAAAGCCGCTCAGTTCTCTCGATATTTCATTCTGAAGCGGAATAGAATTCTCGGCTGAGGGGTGTCATAAAACTTTTATCTGGTTTTACCTGGTATATTCTGGTAGATTCGGAATGAGTCAGGTTATCGATGTTAAGGTCGGTAAGAAGTATGCTGTTTACCTGCCTAAGCGTATAGCTGAGGCTTTACAGATAAGGGAGGGAGATAGGCTGATCCTTATAGTCGAGGGAGATAACTTGGTGCTCAGAAAGCCGAGAGATTTCTTCGAAGCCTCTCTCCAAACGCCGAAGAAACTTAAACTGTCACCCGAAGAG is a window encoding:
- a CDS encoding AbrB/MazE/SpoVT family DNA-binding domain-containing protein produces the protein MSQVIDVKVGKKYAVYLPKRIAEALQIREGDRLILIVEGDNLVLRKPRDFFEASLQTPKKLKLSPEEVEESSLEAQREVLGI